Proteins co-encoded in one Vibrio fortis genomic window:
- the fabD gene encoding ACP S-malonyltransferase, with the protein MSKFAIVFPGQGSQAVGMLAELGEQYDVVKQTFAEASEALGYDLWALVQDGPVENLNETFRTQPALLAASVAIWRVWQELGLEQPANLAGHSLGEYSALVCAGVIDFKEAIKLVELRGQLMQEAVPAGVGAMYAIIGLDDESIAKACEEAAQDEVVSPVNFNSPGQVVIAGNKAAVERAGALCKEAGAKRVLPLPVSVPSHCALMKPAADKLAVALEALEFNAPALPVINNVDVAAETDPAKIKDALVRQLYSPVRWTEGVQAMNEQGVEKLLELGPGKVLTGLTKRIVKTMTAAAVNDAASLEAAK; encoded by the coding sequence ATGAGCAAGTTTGCTATCGTATTCCCAGGCCAAGGCTCTCAAGCTGTTGGTATGCTTGCTGAACTAGGCGAGCAGTATGATGTTGTAAAACAGACATTCGCTGAAGCTTCTGAAGCGCTTGGCTACGACCTATGGGCTTTAGTTCAAGACGGTCCTGTAGAAAACCTAAACGAAACTTTCCGTACTCAACCAGCTCTACTTGCTGCGTCTGTTGCTATCTGGCGTGTATGGCAAGAGCTAGGCCTAGAGCAACCAGCAAACCTAGCGGGTCACAGCCTAGGTGAGTACTCTGCACTAGTATGTGCTGGTGTTATCGACTTTAAAGAAGCGATCAAGCTAGTTGAGCTTCGTGGTCAACTGATGCAAGAAGCGGTACCTGCAGGCGTAGGTGCTATGTACGCAATCATCGGTCTTGATGATGAATCAATTGCGAAAGCGTGTGAAGAAGCTGCTCAAGATGAAGTCGTTTCTCCAGTGAACTTCAACTCTCCAGGCCAAGTTGTCATCGCAGGTAACAAAGCGGCGGTAGAGCGTGCGGGTGCACTATGTAAAGAAGCTGGCGCTAAGCGTGTTCTTCCTTTACCAGTATCAGTACCATCTCACTGTGCGCTAATGAAGCCAGCCGCTGACAAGCTAGCGGTAGCTCTAGAAGCTCTTGAGTTCAACGCACCAGCACTGCCTGTAATCAACAACGTTGACGTAGCTGCTGAAACTGATCCTGCGAAGATTAAAGACGCACTTGTACGTCAACTATACAGCCCAGTACGTTGGACTGAAGGCGTTCAAGCGATGAACGAGCAAGGCGTAGAAAAACTACTAGAATTAGGCCCAGGTAAAGTTCTTACGGGTTTAACTAAGCGTATTGTTAAAACAATGACAGCTGCTGCAGTAAATGATGCTGCATCTCTAGAAGCTGCTAAATAA
- a CDS encoding beta-ketoacyl-ACP synthase III — MYSKILGTGSYLPSQVRTNADLEKMVETSDEWIVARTGIKERRIAAENETVADMAFYAAENAIDMAGIDKHDIDLIIVATTSSSHTFPSSACQVQGKLGIKGCPAFDLAAACSGFVYALSVADQHIKSGMCKNVLVIGADALSKTCDPTDRSTIILFGDGAGAVVVGASEEPGILSTHIYSDGKYGELLSLEVPERGGDADKWLHMAGNEVFKVAVTQLSKLVKDTLAANNMDKSELDWLVPHQANYRIISATAKKLTMSLDQVVITLDKHGNTSAATVPTALDEAVRDGRIKRGQTLLLEAFGGGFTWGSALVKF, encoded by the coding sequence ATGTATAGCAAAATATTAGGTACTGGCAGCTACTTGCCATCTCAGGTGCGTACCAACGCAGATCTAGAGAAAATGGTAGAGACTAGCGATGAGTGGATTGTTGCTAGAACAGGAATTAAAGAGCGTCGTATCGCTGCAGAAAATGAAACTGTAGCGGATATGGCGTTCTACGCTGCTGAAAACGCAATTGATATGGCGGGTATCGATAAACATGATATCGACTTGATCATCGTTGCAACGACCAGCAGCAGCCATACGTTCCCTTCTTCTGCATGTCAGGTACAAGGTAAGCTTGGTATTAAAGGTTGCCCAGCGTTTGACTTAGCGGCGGCATGTTCTGGTTTTGTTTACGCACTATCAGTCGCTGATCAACACATCAAGTCAGGCATGTGTAAGAACGTTTTGGTTATCGGTGCTGATGCACTATCAAAAACTTGTGACCCAACGGATCGCTCTACTATCATCCTATTTGGTGATGGTGCAGGTGCCGTTGTGGTTGGCGCAAGCGAAGAGCCAGGTATTTTGTCTACTCATATTTACTCTGACGGTAAATACGGTGAACTACTAAGCCTTGAAGTTCCTGAGCGCGGCGGCGACGCTGACAAGTGGCTTCACATGGCAGGCAACGAAGTTTTCAAAGTAGCGGTAACTCAGCTTTCTAAGCTAGTGAAAGATACACTGGCAGCGAACAACATGGATAAGTCGGAACTTGATTGGTTAGTACCACATCAAGCCAATTACCGAATCATCTCTGCGACAGCTAAGAAACTAACTATGTCGCTTGATCAAGTTGTGATTACGCTTGATAAGCACGGTAACACGTCGGCTGCGACGGTTCCGACTGCGTTAGATGAAGCGGTTCGTGATGGACGAATTAAACGTGGTCAGACTCTTCTTCTTGAAGCGTTTGGTGGCGGTTTCACTTGGGGCTCAGCACTCGTTAAGTTCTAA
- the plsX gene encoding phosphate acyltransferase PlsX — MQNITVALDAMGGDFGPRVTVPAAVQALSYFPELKVILIGDRNAITSQLSSLGRQPDSRLSIQHCDRVISNSEKPSLALRNSQGSSMREAIDMVAESQADACVSGGNTGALMALSRFRLKLLPGIDRPALVSALPTASGGRTWMLDLGANVSSDADSLFQFAVMGSALAEQHLNRPPRVAILNIGAEEIKGNDLVKRCAEMLSNTQSVNFIGYIEGNQLLQDAADVVVCDGFVGNVCLKTCEGTAQLFIDKLKTRIMASTIKGWIARILFSELFTELKTLNPDQYNGASLLGLRGIVIKSHGSADVPAVVNAIGEAVHEVKRQVPSRISDRLEAVLLERHY, encoded by the coding sequence TTGCAAAATATAACCGTTGCGCTTGATGCAATGGGCGGGGATTTCGGTCCTCGTGTAACAGTGCCTGCCGCCGTGCAGGCACTGTCGTATTTCCCAGAGCTAAAAGTCATTCTCATAGGTGATCGAAATGCGATCACATCTCAATTATCTTCATTAGGTCGACAGCCTGATTCTCGTTTGAGCATCCAGCACTGTGACCGAGTTATCTCAAACTCAGAAAAGCCTTCTCTTGCCTTACGAAACAGTCAGGGCAGCTCTATGCGTGAAGCAATCGATATGGTTGCAGAATCTCAAGCAGACGCATGTGTCAGCGGTGGTAATACCGGTGCATTAATGGCTTTGTCTCGTTTTCGATTGAAACTTCTTCCCGGTATTGATAGACCAGCACTTGTTTCAGCATTGCCAACCGCTTCTGGTGGTAGGACGTGGATGTTGGATCTTGGTGCCAATGTATCCAGTGATGCAGACTCTCTTTTTCAATTTGCTGTTATGGGAAGTGCATTAGCAGAACAACATTTAAACCGCCCACCACGTGTCGCGATTTTGAATATCGGCGCAGAAGAAATAAAAGGCAATGACCTTGTAAAACGATGCGCGGAAATGTTGTCTAATACCCAGTCTGTGAACTTCATCGGCTATATTGAAGGAAATCAATTGCTGCAAGATGCGGCAGATGTGGTTGTGTGTGATGGTTTTGTAGGCAATGTGTGCCTAAAAACGTGTGAAGGCACTGCACAGCTCTTTATTGATAAGCTAAAAACGCGCATCATGGCGTCAACGATAAAGGGTTGGATCGCCAGAATATTGTTTTCTGAGCTATTTACTGAATTAAAAACCTTGAACCCCGACCAGTATAACGGCGCAAGTTTGTTAGGATTGCGCGGCATTGTCATTAAAAGTCATGGAAGTGCTGATGTACCTGCCGTCGTCAATGCGATTGGCGAGGCAGTACACGAGGTCAAACGACAAGTCCCTAGCCGCATTAGCGATCGTTTGGAAGCGGTTTTACTCGAGAGGCATTATTAG
- the rpmF gene encoding 50S ribosomal protein L32 — MAVQKSKKSRSMRGMRRSHDALTTAALSVDATSGETHLRHNVTAEGYYRGKKVINK, encoded by the coding sequence ATGGCCGTACAAAAGAGCAAGAAATCACGTTCAATGCGTGGCATGCGTCGTTCACACGATGCGCTAACTACAGCTGCACTTTCTGTAGACGCAACTTCAGGTGAAACTCACCTACGTCACAACGTGACTGCGGAAGGTTACTACCGCGGCAAAAAGGTTATCAACAAGTAA
- the yceD gene encoding 23S rRNA accumulation protein YceD — protein sequence MQKVKIPRTVDPARTAQKRLDLDGIIQTSLFKRLSEATEGVKRDAQVSLSFGLDEQRLVVISGKANVEVDLECQRCNEVFAHECDVEFTYTPYYNEKSEEEAPEEYDLVDLNEYGELDLIQLVEDEFILGLPQVAMHDEADCSVNSNNLVFGELPEEIEEDKKPNPFDVLKSLKK from the coding sequence ATGCAAAAGGTAAAAATACCGCGTACAGTTGATCCGGCTAGAACCGCTCAAAAACGACTTGATTTAGATGGCATCATCCAAACTAGTCTTTTCAAGCGCTTAAGCGAAGCAACTGAAGGCGTAAAACGTGACGCGCAAGTCTCATTGTCATTTGGGCTTGATGAACAACGATTAGTCGTTATCTCTGGTAAAGCTAACGTCGAAGTCGATTTAGAGTGTCAACGTTGTAATGAGGTTTTCGCACATGAGTGCGATGTCGAATTCACTTATACTCCTTACTACAATGAGAAAAGTGAAGAAGAAGCACCGGAAGAGTACGATTTGGTAGATCTGAACGAGTACGGTGAGTTAGACCTGATTCAACTAGTTGAAGACGAGTTCATCCTTGGATTGCCACAAGTAGCAATGCACGACGAAGCGGACTGTAGCGTTAACTCAAATAACTTGGTGTTTGGTGAACTTCCTGAAGAAATTGAGGAAGATAAGAAGCCGAATCCATTTGATGTTTTAAAAAGCTTAAAGAAGTAA
- a CDS encoding Maf family protein: protein MKNYQLVLASTSPFRQEILKKLHLSFVTAKPDCDETPLTGETPQQLVTRLSEEKAKSCEISSPSLVIGSDQVCVIDGEIIGKPHTREKAIEQLTKQSGKSITFYTGLSVWNSETQKADTRLDTFVVHFRHLSTAQIESYVDKEQPFYCAGSFKSEGLGIALFKRLEGKDPNTLIGLPLIDLIDMLEAQGMNVL from the coding sequence ATGAAAAATTACCAACTAGTTTTGGCCTCTACTTCCCCATTTAGGCAAGAGATACTTAAAAAACTCCATTTAAGCTTTGTAACGGCGAAGCCAGACTGCGATGAAACGCCTCTAACAGGCGAAACACCTCAACAACTCGTCACCCGCTTATCGGAAGAGAAAGCAAAATCTTGTGAGATCTCTTCCCCTAGCCTAGTTATCGGCTCAGATCAGGTTTGTGTGATTGATGGTGAGATTATTGGTAAGCCGCATACACGTGAAAAAGCCATTGAGCAGCTGACTAAGCAAAGTGGTAAAAGCATTACTTTTTACACAGGCCTTTCTGTTTGGAACAGCGAAACCCAGAAAGCTGACACGCGTCTCGACACCTTTGTGGTTCATTTCCGCCATTTAAGCACTGCGCAAATTGAAAGCTATGTCGACAAAGAACAACCTTTCTATTGTGCGGGGAGTTTTAAGAGCGAAGGGTTGGGCATCGCGCTTTTTAAGCGTCTTGAAGGGAAAGATCCAAATACATTAATTGGGTTACCGCTTATCGACCTAATTGATATGTTGGAAGCGCAAGGAATGAATGTGCTTTAA
- the rluC gene encoding 23S rRNA pseudouridine(955/2504/2580) synthase RluC: protein MSEIRTKVQFVDIDEDMAGQRIDNFLRNQLKNIPKSMIYRIVRKGEVRVNKKRIKAEYKLKAGDLVRIPPVTVEEKVEENVPSTKLNKVSELEHCIIYEDDHMLILNKPSGTAVHGGSGLKFGAIEALRALRPEARFLELVHRIDRDTSGILLVAKKRSALRHLQAQFREKTVQKYYFALVMGEWKNSCKVVNAPLLKNEVNSIVRVNPNGKASETRFKVLEKFKDATLIQASPITGRTHQIRVHTQYTGHPIAWDDRYGDRRFDAYTGKVGLDRLFLHAANIKFTHPGSEEKMDISAPMEAKLEKAIAGLRKL from the coding sequence ATGAGCGAAATTAGAACCAAAGTCCAATTTGTCGACATCGATGAAGATATGGCTGGTCAACGTATTGATAACTTCTTACGTAACCAATTAAAAAATATCCCGAAAAGTATGATTTATCGAATCGTACGTAAGGGCGAAGTGCGTGTTAACAAAAAGCGCATCAAAGCTGAATACAAGCTAAAAGCTGGTGATCTTGTTCGCATTCCACCAGTGACGGTGGAAGAGAAAGTCGAAGAAAATGTGCCGAGCACAAAGCTGAATAAGGTTTCAGAGCTTGAGCATTGCATCATCTACGAAGATGACCACATGCTTATTCTGAACAAGCCTTCAGGTACAGCGGTACACGGTGGTAGTGGTCTTAAGTTTGGTGCTATCGAAGCTCTTCGAGCTTTGCGACCAGAAGCTCGTTTTCTAGAGTTGGTACACCGTATCGATAGAGACACATCGGGTATCCTGTTGGTCGCTAAGAAGCGTTCAGCATTACGTCACCTGCAAGCGCAGTTCCGTGAAAAGACGGTACAGAAGTACTATTTTGCATTGGTCATGGGCGAGTGGAAGAACAGCTGTAAAGTAGTAAATGCACCACTGCTTAAGAATGAAGTGAATAGCATTGTTCGAGTGAACCCAAATGGCAAAGCATCAGAAACTCGTTTTAAGGTGTTAGAAAAGTTCAAAGATGCGACCTTGATTCAAGCAAGCCCAATTACTGGTCGTACACACCAAATTCGTGTCCACACTCAATATACTGGTCATCCGATTGCGTGGGATGATCGTTATGGCGACCGACGCTTTGATGCTTATACAGGTAAAGTTGGTCTAGACCGTCTGTTCCTGCATGCGGCGAACATCAAGTTTACACACCCAGGCAGTGAAGAGAAGATGGATATCTCTGCTCCAATGGAAGCGAAGCTAGAAAAAGCAATCGCTGGTCTGCGTAAGCTGTAA